One window of the Trifolium pratense cultivar HEN17-A07 linkage group LG2, ARS_RC_1.1, whole genome shotgun sequence genome contains the following:
- the LOC123911557 gene encoding uncharacterized protein LOC123911557, which produces MDIRQSRSWMYNRLMPGRRGLTDEFLKGVDEFVSFAIQRDTSNKEIRCPCSKCKNMKFLDPEEVKVHIYSRGFKPDYWYWTCHGESDPELCVEFTTQHKKKPTQERQNNHNQIHWDQKFHDVLHAVQKPLSLGIKKKLKNGRRMKSTTVARRLYYHDSCSSSTKWVQRHELEEFRNEIKQQRHEVEVFRNEIKQLRETLAKQR; this is translated from the coding sequence ATGGATATCCGCCAAAGCCGTAGTTGGATGTATAATAGACTAATGCCTGGTCGAAGGGGCCTTACTGATGAATTTCTAAAAGGGGTAGATGAATTTGTGTCTTTTGCAATTCAACGAGACACGTCGAATAAAGAAATTAGATGTCCTTGTTCTAAatgcaaaaatatgaaattcttAGATCCCGAAGaagttaaagttcatatttattcGCGGGGGTTCAAACCTGATTATTGGTACTGGACATGCCACGGAGAAAGTGATCCGGAGTTGTGTGTAGAGTTTACTACTCAACATAAGAAAAAACCTACACAAGAGAGACAAAACAACCATAATCAAATTCACTGGGATCAAAAGTTTCATGATGTACTTCATGCAGTTCAGAAGCCATTGTCGTTAGgaataaagaaaaaactaaaaaatggcCGTCGAATGAAATCTACTACAGTAGCACGAAGGTTGTATTATCACGACTCATGTTCTTCATCAACTAAATGGGTACAGAGACATGAGCTTGAAGAATTTAGAAATGAAATAAAGCAGCAGAGACACGAGGTTGAAGTATTTAGAAATGAAATAAAGCAGCTTCGAGAGACATTGGCAAAACAAAGATGA